A genomic segment from Bombus huntii isolate Logan2020A chromosome 13, iyBomHunt1.1, whole genome shotgun sequence encodes:
- the LOC126872392 gene encoding uncharacterized protein LOC126872392: MAHETLTWLNADFAERVLRFAELDSTINVTDIISKPATAVGDNYASDLVRVVAEFTRNEGKTKVKEKKSLLFKFEPIAEGPRKEMIMDIQIFDFEIFMMTNTLRKMNKLLGNRLSAQAYYIRMERPMCLILEDLAPLGFRMANRQLGLDMDHCKLAVQGLARFHAASVALCEKEPKQKNLYWRGMFHEASTMDVVKFFKISCTSLANAMESWPQNGKRYAEKVKNFSEKMFEKGLESMKRKDDEFNVINHGDAWTNNMMFRYDKNDKPIDHIFVDFQIPVYTSPAIDLLYFLNTSVNEEISNNGTDSLVEEYQRTLVATMKQIGCKTQPPTLKEIKKYISERLVYGMISSMNTLPFALVAKKDAQSLDSLLENMDNYHHPGYNNPLFQRILLKRLETFEAAGLLD; encoded by the exons ATGGCCCACGAGACCCTGACATGGCTGAACGCCGATTTCGCCGAGAGGGTCCTACGATTCGCCGAGCTCGACAGTACCATCAATGTGACCGATATAATTTCGAAACCTGCGACTGCCGTAGGTGACAACTACGCTAGTGATCTAGTTAGAGTGGTGGCGGAGTTCACGCGAAATGAGGGCAAAACTAAGGTCAAAGAAAAAAAGTCGCTTTTGTTCAAGTTCGAGCCGATAGCCGAGGGACCAAGGAAAGAAATG ATCATGGACATACAAATCTTCGACTTTGAAATCTTCATGATGACAAATACACTGCGAAAGATGAACAAATTGTTAGGCAATCGTTTAAGTGCGCAAGCTTATTACATAAGAATGGAACGACCGATGTGTTTGATACTGGAAGATCTGGCTCCACTAGGATTTCGTATGGCCAATCGTCAACTTGGTCTCGATATGGATCATTGTAAACTGGCTGTTCAAGGATTGGCGAGATTCCACGCTGCATCGGTCGCCTTATGCGAGAAG GAACCAAAACAAAAAAACTTATATTGGAGAGGAATGTTTCATGAAGCAAGTACAATGGACGTAgtgaaattctttaaaatctCGTGCACCTCTCTTGCAAATGCAATGGAAAGCTGGCCACAAAATGGAAAAAG GTACGCGGAGAAAGTTAAAAActtctctgagaaaatgtttgaaaagGGCTTGGAGTCAATGAAACGCAAGGACGATGAATTCAACGTCATTAACCACGGTGACGCATGGACGAACAACATGATGTTCCGATACGACAAAAACGACAAACCTATCGATCACATCTTC GTGGATTTCCAAATCCCTGTCTACACTTCACCGGCAATCGACCTGCTCTACTTCCTCAACACTAGCGTCAACGAGGAAATTTCCAACAACGGTACCGATTCTCTAGTCGAAGAGTATCAGCGAACTTTGGTTGCCACCATGAAGCAAATCGGTTGCAAAACGCAACCGCCTACTTTAAAGGAAATAAAGAAGTACATAAGCGAACGACTCGTATACGGAATGATATCATCGATGAACACGTTGCCGTTCGCTTTGGTTGCTAAAAAGGATGCGCAGAGTCTGGACAGCTTGCTGGAAAATATGGACAATTATCATCATCCTGGATACAATAACCCGCTGTTCCAACGGATATTGTTGAAACGATTAGAGACATTCGAAGCAGCAGGCTTATTAGACTAA